A window from Citrus sinensis cultivar Valencia sweet orange chromosome 3, DVS_A1.0, whole genome shotgun sequence encodes these proteins:
- the LOC102630348 gene encoding uncharacterized protein LOC102630348 isoform X2: protein MEKISPKSPVVYERYKSSCAWCLIRFCDFGQGDSNNRKLISHGKGLNSQVLSGLDSRNRLDLLSNSNVKCQCIDGGVNNKSQMIDSDKADVMRMRKGEGEMATELQVNKKITNTEGQHTPSNNTQPVGRLPTNHKRKTSKTFQMHGCKDIATMGQRQPYNESSADRSSIKCTKAIPTEASGTMAHPRRDCDCRSVSHPKNKRVSEINLQVKMNEAAEAFVNQKFTKGKFLGKNKASHQSRHFLDALEILNSNKELFINLLQDPNSLLVKHIQDLRHSQANKQEINCSFPEAKLSENCGTTVSKSKEHVCNQVSCDRYPTKGSFDPQTSERIVVLKCGSIAVQNGAADTSDCSSPESLYRLRNEVQSAKPAYFSLGHMKRKLRHAIGFSRKEKKPSTSTDCTRHKSPIDIEDSGDGGGGNCPETAQSNPLSKCNLGTGQMAKSFCVRKGAKMGKLKDSASGTKEPVAANGGSDLGNSTSSIVGHLKQIESNIYLESTNHLSEVVRKRNEDFSRKQVLTNSRRIGSLPEYDFLGRYQDHGFNAAQMRFSSYSYYQMVNEKKQHQKEKKNGYISPVRQIIEAPSLADYKRFTDQLQIFDRKPNDSGNHFPDIKRYKRFSSLSDPSSSRGSVYNSVKRGEISSLGVPFQSNESHNNGATQGSGPTYTYEDNELLECSKLDFPMESLTSPSSEDAYFSSPLSMKKLEESNGMKDKAEHASPVSVLDQFFVEDIPSPLSTISRSEPVVEPKQDYCEENSCTAPVTSPADLKINSSNTMNEHESLSQYVTAVLQASGTKWEELSMKCHSSDQLLEPSLIDEVELLPNLLTVDKKLLFDYINEVLLEVYQSHFSCCPRLSFLIPQIRPAQAGTNVVNEVMKCVDLDILFHRQFQTLEGLVEKDLGKSRTTWMDIRIDTEVAVTELVESVLEELELEISIDLRT from the exons ATGGAGAAGATATCGCCTAAAAGTCCTGTGGTGTATGAGAGATACAAATCTAGCTGTGCATGGTGTTTAATTCGGTTCTGTGACTTTGGCCAAGGTGACTCTAATAACAGGAAGCTGATTTCTCATGGGAAAGGACTTAACTCACAAGTTTTAA GTGGATTGGATTCAAGGAATAGGCTTGATTTGCTTTCCAACTCCAATGTAAAATGCCAGTGTATTGAT GGTGGAGTAAACAACAAGTCTCAGATGATTGATTCTGATAAGGCAGATGtaatgagaatgagaaaagGAGAAGGAGAGATGGCCACTGAGTTGCAGGTCAACAAGAAGATCACTAATACTGAAGGGCAACATACACCATCTAATAATACACAGCCCGTTGGTCGCTTGCCGACTAACCATAAAAGAAAGACAAGCAAGACTTTTCAGATGCATGGTTGTAAGGACATAGCAACCATGGGCCAGAGACAGCCTTATAATGAAAGTTCAGCAGACAGATCTTCAATAAAGTGTACCAAAGCGATACCGACAGAAGCATCCGGCACTATGGCACATCCTAGGAGGGATTGTGACTGTAGAAGTGTCAGCCATCCAAAGAATAAACGGGTTAGTGAAATAAATTTGCAAGTTAAGATGAATGAGGCAGCGGAAGCATTCGTAAATCAGAAGTTCACTAAAGGAAAATTCCTCGGCAAAAACAAGGCCAGCCACCAGTCTAGACATTTCTTGGATGCATTAGAGATATTGAATTCCAACAAGGAATTATTCATAAATCTGCTACAAGATCCCAATTCTTTGTTAGTCAAACATATCCAAGATTTGCGTCATTCTCAGGCAAACAAACAGGAGATCAACTGTAGCTTCCCAGAAGCTAAATTGTCAGAAAATTGTGGAACGACAGTCAGTAAAAGTAAAGAGCATGTCTGCAATCAAGTATCTTGTGACAGATACCCAACTAAAGGCAGTTTTGATCCTCAAACTTCAGAAAGAATTGTGGTTCTGAAGTGTGGATCAATAGCCGTGCAAAATGGTGCAGCTGACACCAGTGATTGCTCCTCTCCAGAGTCTCTTTATAGATTGAGGAATGAAGTGCAGAGTGCTAAACCTGCATATTTTTCCTTAGGACATATGAAGAGGAAGTTGAGACATGCTATTGGGTTTAgcagaaaagagaagaagccCTCGACATCAACTGATTGTACAAGACATAAATCTCCTATTGACATTGAGGACTCGGGAGATGGTGGTGGAGGAAATTGTCCGGAGACTGCACAAAGCAACCCATTGAGCAAGTGCAATCTTGGGACTGGTCAAATGGCAAAGTCTTTCTGTGTCAGGAAGGGAGCCAAAATGGGCAAACTGAAGGATTCTGCGTCAGGTACTAAAGAGCCAGTTGCTGCGAATGGTGGAAGTGACCTTGGAAACTCAACATCGTCCATTGTCGGGCATCTTAAACAAATTGAATCTAATATATACCTTGAATCTACGAACCATCTCTCTGAGGTTGTAAGGAAGAGAAATGAagatttttcaagaaaacagGTACTGACGAACTCCAGAAGGATTGGTTCTCTGCCTGAATATGACTTCTTGGGAAGGTACCAGGACCATGGCTTTAATGCTGCACAGATGAGATTTTCTTCTTATAGCTATTACCAAATGGTCAATGAAAAGAAACAACAtcagaaagagaagaaaaatgggTACATAAGTCCTGTGAGGCAGATCATAGAGGCTCCATCCTTAGCAGATTATAAGAGATTTACTGATCAATTGCAAATCTTTGATAGGAAGCCAAATGACTCCGGCAATCATTTTCCTGATATCAAAAGGTACAAAAGGTTTAGTTCCCTAAGCGATCCTTCAAGCTCTAGAG GTTCTGTGTATAATTCTGTGAAACGTGGAGAAATTAGTTCTTTGGGAGTTCCCTTTCAATCAAATGAATCACATAATAATGGTGCAACTCAAGGTTCTGGTCCCACCTACACGTATGAGGACAATGAACTTTTGGAGTGCTCAAAATTG GATTTCCCTATGGAAAGCTTAACATCTCCATCTTCAGAAGATGCTTATTTTTCAAGCCCTTTAAGCATGAAGAAACTGGAAGAGTCTAATGGCATGAAAGATAAAGCAGAGCATGCAAGTCCAGTATCTGTTCTGGATCAGTTCTTCGTTGAAGATATCCCTAGCCCTCTAAGCACCATATCTCGATCTG AGCCAGTAGTCGAGCCAAAACAAGATTATTGTGAAGAAAACTCTTGCACTGCTCCTGTGACATCTCCTGCAGATCTGAAGATCAATTCAAGCAATACCATGAATGAGCATGAATCCTTGTCCCAATATGTAACAGCAGTGTTGCAAGCTTCCGGTACAAAATGGGAAGAACTTTCAATGAAATGTCATTCGTCAGACCAACTTCTTGAACCATCCTTAATTGATGAGGTGGAGTTATTGCCTAACCTCCTCACTGTTGATAAGAAGCTCCTCTTTGATTATATCAATGAAGTCCTTCTAGAGGTATATCAAAGTCACTTCAGTTGCTGCCCCCGGCTATCATTTCTTATACCACAAATCCGACCAGCTCAAGCGGGAACAAATGTGGTTAACGAGGTGATGAAATGTGTCGACTTGGACATCCTGTTCCATCGACAGTTTCAAACTTTGGAGGGACTTGTTGAAAAGGACTTGGGAAAATCCAGAACAACATGGATGGACATTCGAATTGATACTGAAGTTGCTGTTACTGAATTGGTTGAAAGTGTTTTAGAAGAACTGGAATTGGAAATTTCAATCGATCTGCGTACTTGA
- the LOC102631051 gene encoding uncharacterized protein LOC102631051: MENKPELVLILDYGSQYTHLITRRIRSLSILSLCLSGTCSLDDITAKNPRVVILSGGPHSVHSPDAPAFPAGFLEWALSNGVYVLGICYGLQLMVQKLDGVVKVGEKQEYGRMEILVERSSGIFGNKKVGHHQVVWMSHGDEAVVLPDGFEVVARSQQGAVAAVENREKRLFGLQYHPEVTHSPEGMETLRYFLFDVCGVNAGWKLENVLDEEVKCIKDTVGLEDHVICALSGGVDSTVAATLVHKAIGDRLHCVFVDNGLLRYKERERVMDTFEKDLHLPVTCVDATDQFLSKLKGVIDPETKRKIIGKEFICIFDAFAHDLEQKLGKKPAYLVQGTLYPDVIESCPPPGTGRTHSHTIKSHHNVGGLPKDMKLKLIEPLKLLFKDEVRQLGRILNVPEQFLKRHPFPGPGLAVRVLGDVTEGNSLDILRQVDEIFIQSIKEAGLYDLIWQAFAVFLPVRSVGVQGDQRTHSHVVALRAVTSQDGMTADWYYFEHKFLDDVARKICNTVRGVNRVVQDITSKPPSTIEWE; the protein is encoded by the exons ATGGAGAATAAACCAGAACTCGTCCTTATCCTCGACTACGGTTCTCAATACACCCACCTAATAACCAGACGAATCCGTTCGCTCTCCATCTTGTCTCTTTGCCTCTCCGGCACTTGCTCTCTCGATGACATTACCGCCAAGAATCCCCGCGTCGTTATCCTTTCCGGCGGCCCCCACTCCGTCCACTCCCCCGATGCCCCTGCTTTTCCCGCTGGATTCCTCGAGTGGGCCCTGTCTAACGGCGTTTATGTTTTGGGAATTTGTTATGGGCTCCAGTTGATGGTTCAGAAGCTTGATGGTGTAGTTAAGGTTGGGGAGAAGCAGGAGTACGGGAGAATGGAGATACTGGTGGAACGTAGTTCGGGGATTTTTGGGAATAAGAAGGTGGGTCATCATCAGGTCGTTTGGATGAGTCACGGAGATGAGGCTGTTGTGTTGCCCGATGGATTCGAAGTCGTGGCGAGGAGTCAGCAGGGAGCTGTGGCTGCTGTTGAGAATAGAGAAAAGAGGCTTTTTGGGCTTCAGTATCATCCTGAG GTGACACACTCACCTGAAGGGATGGAAACTCTTCGGTATTTTCTATTTGATGTTTGTGGAGTTAATGCAGGCTGGAAATTGGAAAATGTATTGGATGAAGAAGTTAAATGCATCAAGGATACTGTGGGGCTTGAAGATCATGTCATCTGTGCATTATCAGGGGGTGTAGATTCTACTGTTGCTGCAACTCTTGTTCATAAGGCAATTGGGGACCGGCTTCACTGTGTTTTTGTTGACAATGGTTTATTAAG GTACAAAGAGAGGGAACGTGTTATGGATACCTTTGAAAAGGATCTACATTTACCAGTTACTTGTGTTGATGCAACTGATCAGTTCCTTAGTAAGCTGAAAGGTGTGATAGATCCTGAAACGAAGAGGAAAATAATTGGAAAGGAATTCATCTGCATCTTTGATGCTTTTGCCCATGATTTGGAGCAGAAATTAGGAAAGAAGCCTGCTTACTTGGTCCAAGGAACCTTGTATCCAGATGTAATTGAATCATGCCCACCACCTGGAACGGGAAGAACCCACTCCCACACAATCAAAAGCCATCATAATGTTGGGGGGCTTCCTAAAGACATGAAGTTGAAGCTCATTGAACCTCTTAAACTTCTATTTAAGGACGAG GTCCGTCAACTTGGCCGGATATTGAATGTTCCCGAGCAATTTCTAAAGCGTCATCCATTCCCTGGCCCTGGCCTTGCAGTGCGAGTCCTTGGTGATGTAACTGAAGGCAATTCCTTGGATATCCTTCGACAG gttgatgaaatttttattcaatcaatCAAGGAGGCAGGTCTTTATGATTTGATTTGGCAAGCTTTTGCAGTGTTTTTGCCTGTAAGATCAGTTGGAGTTCAAGGCGATCAAAGAACTCATTCTCATGTTGTTGCTCTCAGAGCTGTTACAAGCCAAGATGGAATGACAGCAGATTG GTACtattttgaacacaaattCCTTGATGATGTAGCCAGAAAAATCTGTAATACTGTTCGAGGTGTAAACCGAGTTGTTCAAGACATCACATCAAAGCCTCCATCTACGATTGAGTGGGAATGA
- the LOC102630348 gene encoding uncharacterized protein LOC102630348 isoform X1, whose product MEKISPKSPVVYERYKSSCAWCLIRFCDFGQGDSNNRKLISHGKGLNSQVLSGLDSRNRLDLLSNSNVKCQCIDGGVNNKSQMIDSDKADVMRMRKGEGEMATELQVNKKITNTEGQHTPSNNTQPVGRLPTNHKRKTSKTFQMHGCKDIATMGQRQPYNESSADRSSIKCTKAIPTEASGTMAHPRRDCDCRSVSHPKNKRVSEINLQVKMNEAAEAFVNQKFTKGKFLGKNKASHQSRHFLDALEILNSNKELFINLLQDPNSLLVKHIQDLRHSQANKQEINCSFPEAKLSENCGTTVSKSKEHVCNQVSCDRYPTKGSFDPQTSERIVVLKCGSIAVQNGAADTSDCSSPESLYRLRNEVQSAKPAYFSLGHMKRKLRHAIGFSRKEKKPSTSTDCTRHKSPIDIEDSGDGGGGNCPETAQSNPLSKCNLGTGQMAKSFCVRKGAKMGKLKDSASGTKEPVAANGGSDLGNSTSSIVGHLKQIESNIYLESTNHLSEVVRKRNEDFSRKQVLTNSRRIGSLPEYDFLGRYQDHGFNAAQMRFSSYSYYQMVNEKKQHQKEKKNGYISPVRQIIEAPSLADYKRFTDQLQIFDRKPNDSGNHFPDIKRYKRFSSLSDPSSSRGSVYNSVKRGEISSLGVPFQSNESHNNGATQGSGPTYTYEDNELLECSKLDFPMESLTSPSSEDAYFSSPLSMKKLEESNGMKDKAEHASPVSVLDQFFVEDIPSPLSTISRSAEPVVEPKQDYCEENSCTAPVTSPADLKINSSNTMNEHESLSQYVTAVLQASGTKWEELSMKCHSSDQLLEPSLIDEVELLPNLLTVDKKLLFDYINEVLLEVYQSHFSCCPRLSFLIPQIRPAQAGTNVVNEVMKCVDLDILFHRQFQTLEGLVEKDLGKSRTTWMDIRIDTEVAVTELVESVLEELELEISIDLRT is encoded by the exons ATGGAGAAGATATCGCCTAAAAGTCCTGTGGTGTATGAGAGATACAAATCTAGCTGTGCATGGTGTTTAATTCGGTTCTGTGACTTTGGCCAAGGTGACTCTAATAACAGGAAGCTGATTTCTCATGGGAAAGGACTTAACTCACAAGTTTTAA GTGGATTGGATTCAAGGAATAGGCTTGATTTGCTTTCCAACTCCAATGTAAAATGCCAGTGTATTGAT GGTGGAGTAAACAACAAGTCTCAGATGATTGATTCTGATAAGGCAGATGtaatgagaatgagaaaagGAGAAGGAGAGATGGCCACTGAGTTGCAGGTCAACAAGAAGATCACTAATACTGAAGGGCAACATACACCATCTAATAATACACAGCCCGTTGGTCGCTTGCCGACTAACCATAAAAGAAAGACAAGCAAGACTTTTCAGATGCATGGTTGTAAGGACATAGCAACCATGGGCCAGAGACAGCCTTATAATGAAAGTTCAGCAGACAGATCTTCAATAAAGTGTACCAAAGCGATACCGACAGAAGCATCCGGCACTATGGCACATCCTAGGAGGGATTGTGACTGTAGAAGTGTCAGCCATCCAAAGAATAAACGGGTTAGTGAAATAAATTTGCAAGTTAAGATGAATGAGGCAGCGGAAGCATTCGTAAATCAGAAGTTCACTAAAGGAAAATTCCTCGGCAAAAACAAGGCCAGCCACCAGTCTAGACATTTCTTGGATGCATTAGAGATATTGAATTCCAACAAGGAATTATTCATAAATCTGCTACAAGATCCCAATTCTTTGTTAGTCAAACATATCCAAGATTTGCGTCATTCTCAGGCAAACAAACAGGAGATCAACTGTAGCTTCCCAGAAGCTAAATTGTCAGAAAATTGTGGAACGACAGTCAGTAAAAGTAAAGAGCATGTCTGCAATCAAGTATCTTGTGACAGATACCCAACTAAAGGCAGTTTTGATCCTCAAACTTCAGAAAGAATTGTGGTTCTGAAGTGTGGATCAATAGCCGTGCAAAATGGTGCAGCTGACACCAGTGATTGCTCCTCTCCAGAGTCTCTTTATAGATTGAGGAATGAAGTGCAGAGTGCTAAACCTGCATATTTTTCCTTAGGACATATGAAGAGGAAGTTGAGACATGCTATTGGGTTTAgcagaaaagagaagaagccCTCGACATCAACTGATTGTACAAGACATAAATCTCCTATTGACATTGAGGACTCGGGAGATGGTGGTGGAGGAAATTGTCCGGAGACTGCACAAAGCAACCCATTGAGCAAGTGCAATCTTGGGACTGGTCAAATGGCAAAGTCTTTCTGTGTCAGGAAGGGAGCCAAAATGGGCAAACTGAAGGATTCTGCGTCAGGTACTAAAGAGCCAGTTGCTGCGAATGGTGGAAGTGACCTTGGAAACTCAACATCGTCCATTGTCGGGCATCTTAAACAAATTGAATCTAATATATACCTTGAATCTACGAACCATCTCTCTGAGGTTGTAAGGAAGAGAAATGAagatttttcaagaaaacagGTACTGACGAACTCCAGAAGGATTGGTTCTCTGCCTGAATATGACTTCTTGGGAAGGTACCAGGACCATGGCTTTAATGCTGCACAGATGAGATTTTCTTCTTATAGCTATTACCAAATGGTCAATGAAAAGAAACAACAtcagaaagagaagaaaaatgggTACATAAGTCCTGTGAGGCAGATCATAGAGGCTCCATCCTTAGCAGATTATAAGAGATTTACTGATCAATTGCAAATCTTTGATAGGAAGCCAAATGACTCCGGCAATCATTTTCCTGATATCAAAAGGTACAAAAGGTTTAGTTCCCTAAGCGATCCTTCAAGCTCTAGAG GTTCTGTGTATAATTCTGTGAAACGTGGAGAAATTAGTTCTTTGGGAGTTCCCTTTCAATCAAATGAATCACATAATAATGGTGCAACTCAAGGTTCTGGTCCCACCTACACGTATGAGGACAATGAACTTTTGGAGTGCTCAAAATTG GATTTCCCTATGGAAAGCTTAACATCTCCATCTTCAGAAGATGCTTATTTTTCAAGCCCTTTAAGCATGAAGAAACTGGAAGAGTCTAATGGCATGAAAGATAAAGCAGAGCATGCAAGTCCAGTATCTGTTCTGGATCAGTTCTTCGTTGAAGATATCCCTAGCCCTCTAAGCACCATATCTCGATCTG CAGAGCCAGTAGTCGAGCCAAAACAAGATTATTGTGAAGAAAACTCTTGCACTGCTCCTGTGACATCTCCTGCAGATCTGAAGATCAATTCAAGCAATACCATGAATGAGCATGAATCCTTGTCCCAATATGTAACAGCAGTGTTGCAAGCTTCCGGTACAAAATGGGAAGAACTTTCAATGAAATGTCATTCGTCAGACCAACTTCTTGAACCATCCTTAATTGATGAGGTGGAGTTATTGCCTAACCTCCTCACTGTTGATAAGAAGCTCCTCTTTGATTATATCAATGAAGTCCTTCTAGAGGTATATCAAAGTCACTTCAGTTGCTGCCCCCGGCTATCATTTCTTATACCACAAATCCGACCAGCTCAAGCGGGAACAAATGTGGTTAACGAGGTGATGAAATGTGTCGACTTGGACATCCTGTTCCATCGACAGTTTCAAACTTTGGAGGGACTTGTTGAAAAGGACTTGGGAAAATCCAGAACAACATGGATGGACATTCGAATTGATACTGAAGTTGCTGTTACTGAATTGGTTGAAAGTGTTTTAGAAGAACTGGAATTGGAAATTTCAATCGATCTGCGTACTTGA